One window of Gemmobacter aquarius genomic DNA carries:
- a CDS encoding ABC transporter permease produces MPGIESNAVEPTKDELRGLSGVAKALRLAPTYGLVILMFGLIVLFSVMLPETFPTVLNVRAILSDKAIIALLSLAAMVPMVSGRIDLTVGYGIVLWHILAISLQTQLGLPWPVAVLIVLCLGVFTGVLNGILVEVARIDSFIATLGTGTVLYALALWHTGGRQMVGVLPDGFYALNGTFIFGLPITAFYVVAITFLMWIVLEYTPVGRFLYAIGANQRAAELNGIPTRKYVIGAFVTSGLMTALAGVLLASKLRIGQASVGLEFLLPALVGAFLGSTTIKPGRVNVWGTIVGVMILAVGISGIQQFGGSFWVEPMFNGTTLLIAIGIAGYAQRKKGRA; encoded by the coding sequence ATGCCGGGTATTGAATCAAACGCGGTCGAGCCGACCAAGGACGAGTTGCGCGGGCTGTCGGGCGTGGCAAAAGCGCTGCGGCTGGCACCGACCTACGGGTTGGTCATCCTGATGTTCGGGCTGATCGTGCTGTTTTCTGTGATGCTGCCCGAGACATTTCCGACCGTGCTTAACGTGCGGGCGATCTTGTCGGATAAGGCCATAATCGCGCTGTTGTCGCTGGCGGCAATGGTGCCGATGGTTTCCGGGCGGATCGACCTGACTGTGGGTTACGGGATCGTGCTTTGGCACATTCTGGCGATTTCGTTGCAGACGCAGTTGGGATTGCCTTGGCCCGTCGCCGTATTGATCGTGCTTTGCCTAGGTGTGTTTACCGGCGTGCTGAACGGTATTCTGGTCGAGGTGGCGCGGATCGACAGTTTCATCGCGACGCTTGGGACAGGGACGGTGCTTTACGCGCTGGCGCTGTGGCATACCGGCGGCCGGCAGATGGTAGGCGTGTTGCCCGACGGGTTCTACGCGCTGAACGGCACTTTCATCTTTGGCCTTCCAATCACGGCGTTTTACGTGGTGGCAATCACCTTCCTGATGTGGATCGTGCTGGAATACACGCCCGTTGGGCGGTTCCTTTACGCTATCGGCGCGAACCAACGGGCAGCCGAGTTGAACGGCATTCCAACACGGAAGTACGTGATCGGGGCTTTCGTCACCTCGGGGTTGATGACGGCTTTGGCGGGGGTTTTGCTCGCCTCGAAGCTGCGGATCGGGCAGGCTTCGGTGGGTCTCGAATTCCTGCTTCCCGCGCTGGTCGGTGCCTTTCTAGGATCGACTACCATCAAACCCGGACGGGTCAATGTTTGGGGCACAATCGTGGGGGTGATGATCCTTGCGGTCGGGATTTCCGGCATCCAGCAATTCGGCGGGTCGTTCTGGGTGGAGCCGATGTTCAACGGCACCACGCTGCTGATCGCCATCGGCATCGCAGGCTATGCGCAACGCAAGAAGGGCCGCGCCTGA
- a CDS encoding substrate-binding domain-containing protein → MLRRTFTASIFALAAALPAFADAVSDAMADVQKYAGQKTVWDGPTTGPKAAEGKKIVVLAADMKNGGVLGVTTGVEEAAAKIGWEVTVLDGAGSVQARAGAFGQALALKPDGIIINGFDAVEQQASLDQAKAAGIPMVSWHAGPVIGPDEKSGLFTNVSTDAMEVSAAAAKWAFADAGGKPGVVIFTDSTYAIAIAKADKIKETVEALGGTVLEYVDTPIAETSTRMPSLTTALLQKYGASWTHALAINDIYFDFMGPALAAAGVAGDGAPKAVAAGDGSESAYQRIRSAQYQAVTVAEPLNLQGWQLVDELNRAVQGEAWSGYTSPLHVVTKANIDFDGGDKNLFDPGNGYRDEYAKIWGK, encoded by the coding sequence ATGCTGAGAAGAACCTTTACGGCCTCGATCTTTGCACTTGCCGCGGCGCTGCCGGCCTTTGCCGATGCGGTTTCGGATGCAATGGCGGATGTGCAGAAATATGCCGGGCAAAAGACCGTCTGGGACGGGCCGACCACAGGGCCGAAGGCGGCGGAGGGCAAGAAGATCGTCGTGCTCGCGGCCGATATGAAGAACGGCGGCGTGCTTGGCGTGACGACGGGCGTCGAAGAAGCAGCCGCAAAGATCGGTTGGGAAGTGACCGTGCTGGATGGCGCCGGATCGGTGCAGGCGCGGGCGGGGGCTTTCGGGCAGGCGCTGGCGCTGAAGCCCGATGGTATCATCATCAACGGCTTTGACGCTGTGGAACAGCAGGCATCGCTGGATCAGGCCAAGGCGGCCGGGATTCCGATGGTCAGCTGGCACGCAGGGCCGGTAATCGGGCCAGACGAAAAATCGGGCCTGTTCACCAACGTGTCCACCGACGCGATGGAAGTGTCGGCGGCGGCGGCGAAATGGGCCTTTGCCGATGCGGGCGGCAAGCCCGGAGTGGTGATCTTTACCGACAGCACCTATGCGATCGCGATCGCCAAGGCCGACAAGATCAAAGAGACGGTCGAGGCACTTGGCGGCACCGTGCTGGAATATGTCGATACACCGATTGCCGAAACCTCGACGCGGATGCCTTCGCTGACGACCGCGCTGTTGCAGAAGTATGGCGCAAGCTGGACACATGCGCTGGCGATCAACGACATCTATTTCGACTTCATGGGCCCTGCCCTTGCAGCAGCCGGTGTGGCCGGTGACGGTGCGCCCAAGGCGGTTGCGGCGGGTGACGGGTCGGAAAGTGCCTATCAGCGTATCCGTAGCGCGCAATATCAGGCCGTGACAGTGGCCGAGCCGCTGAACCTGCAAGGCTGGCAGTTGGTGGACGAGCTGAACCGTGCCGTTCAGGGCGAAGCGTGGTCGGGCTATACCTCTCCGTTGCACGTGGTGACCAAGGCCAACATCGACTTTGACGGTGGCGACAAGAACCTGTTCGATCCTGGCAATGGATACCGCGACGAATACGCGAAGATCTGGGGTAAGTGA
- a CDS encoding type II toxin-antitoxin system CcdA family antitoxin, which produces MAKQLEINVSAVAEAALVKAIADVRQKNWLAENATAFASQAEWHETNGHPLADIIASPLGQTWKP; this is translated from the coding sequence CTGGCGAAACAGCTGGAAATAAACGTATCCGCCGTTGCCGAGGCAGCCTTGGTGAAAGCCATTGCCGATGTGCGTCAGAAAAACTGGCTGGCCGAGAACGCCACTGCCTTTGCCTCACAGGCCGAATGGCACGAAACGAACGGGCATCCCTTGGCCGACATCATCGCCTCGCCCCTCGGTCAGACGTGGAAACCCTGA
- a CDS encoding ABC transporter permease subunit, with product MTDLPDGKITAKPRGKARPVKPGEIYGVPGQGDTLWLSLLAIIGFFALWWFVTFMGWVKPLFVPSPQAVLKKFFDVVQNGFTNVPLWEHLGVSTARVFGAFLLACAVGIPLGLAMGMSPVMRGIFDPVIEFYRPIPPLAYLPLMIIWFGIGETSKVLLIFLSVLAPVTLGARSGVKSAAIEQIHAAYSFGATRWQVLWQVIFPSALPEILTAMRIGVGFGWTTLVAAEMVAATEGLGYMVLTASQFLQTSTVIMGIFVIAAIAYGFDMLMRWVERRIVPWKGRM from the coding sequence ATGACCGACCTTCCCGATGGAAAGATCACAGCCAAACCGCGCGGCAAAGCCCGACCCGTCAAACCGGGTGAAATATACGGGGTGCCGGGGCAGGGCGATACGCTCTGGCTTTCGCTTCTCGCCATCATCGGGTTCTTCGCCCTTTGGTGGTTCGTCACCTTCATGGGCTGGGTGAAACCACTCTTCGTCCCCTCTCCGCAGGCCGTCTTGAAAAAGTTCTTCGACGTCGTGCAGAACGGCTTTACGAACGTCCCCCTGTGGGAACATCTGGGCGTCTCGACTGCTCGGGTCTTTGGCGCATTTCTCCTCGCCTGCGCCGTTGGCATCCCCCTCGGCCTTGCGATGGGAATGTCGCCGGTCATGCGCGGCATCTTCGATCCGGTGATCGAATTTTACCGCCCCATCCCGCCTTTGGCCTATCTGCCGCTGATGATCATCTGGTTCGGCATCGGCGAAACCTCGAAGGTCTTGCTTATATTCCTCTCCGTCCTCGCCCCCGTTACGCTCGGCGCGAGGTCAGGTGTAAAGTCGGCCGCGATCGAGCAGATCCACGCGGCCTACTCCTTTGGCGCGACCCGCTGGCAGGTGCTCTGGCAGGTGATCTTCCCCTCGGCTCTGCCAGAGATTTTGACGGCGATGCGTATCGGAGTGGGCTTTGGCTGGACCACACTCGTTGCTGCCGAAATGGTCGCCGCCACCGAAGGGCTTGGCTACATGGTCCTGACCGCCAGCCAGTTCCTGCAGACCTCGACCGTCATCATGGGTATCTTCGTCATTGCAGCCATCGCTTACGGTTTCGATATGTTGATGCGCTGGGTCGAACGGCGGATCGTTCCCTGGAAAGGGCGCATGTAA
- a CDS encoding taurine ABC transporter ATP-binding protein gives MALHVDQASVVFPSADRRPPTEALRAIDLTIENDDFVVALGASGCGKSTLLNLIAGFLQPTTGQILLDGHPVQGPGADRSVVFQKHALMPWLNVVDNVAFGLKLQGIPEAARYKVADRFIDLLGLKDFRTAPVYQLSGGMQQRVGIARALTCDPKVLLMDEPLGALDALTRERAQELILTIWNTTHKAVFFITHSVEEALFMGTKLIVMSPRPGRITHRFDLPFSRRFLAGESARHVKASAEFIGLREQVLEIIFADEEAAA, from the coding sequence ATGGCCCTCCACGTTGACCAAGCCTCCGTCGTCTTTCCCTCTGCCGATCGCCGCCCCCCGACCGAGGCGCTGCGTGCCATCGATCTGACCATCGAGAACGATGATTTCGTCGTCGCACTCGGCGCATCGGGCTGCGGCAAATCCACGCTCCTCAACCTGATCGCGGGCTTCCTGCAACCTACCACGGGCCAGATCCTGCTTGACGGTCACCCCGTCCAAGGCCCCGGCGCCGACCGTTCGGTCGTGTTCCAGAAACACGCTCTCATGCCGTGGCTCAACGTCGTCGACAACGTCGCCTTCGGCCTTAAATTGCAGGGCATACCCGAAGCTGCCCGCTACAAGGTCGCCGACCGCTTCATCGACCTCCTCGGCCTCAAGGATTTCCGCACTGCCCCCGTATACCAGCTTTCCGGCGGCATGCAGCAGCGCGTCGGCATCGCCCGCGCCCTGACCTGCGACCCCAAGGTTCTGCTCATGGACGAACCCCTCGGCGCGCTCGACGCGCTTACCCGCGAACGGGCACAGGAACTGATTCTTACGATCTGGAACACCACCCACAAGGCCGTTTTCTTCATCACCCATTCGGTGGAAGAGGCGCTCTTCATGGGCACCAAGCTGATCGTCATGTCGCCGCGCCCCGGTCGCATCACCCACCGCTTCGACCTTCCCTTTTCGCGCCGCTTCCTTGCAGGCGAATCGGCCCGCCACGTAAAGGCATCCGCCGAATTCATCGGCTTGCGCGAACAGGTCCTCGAAATCATTTTCGCAGACGAGGAGGCCGCAGCATGA
- the tauA gene encoding taurine ABC transporter substrate-binding protein — MRNTLKTLMIGTATLAVTAGMGMAETIIIGNFGSPTPMQVARANKAFDAATGWEIEWRTFGSGTEVIAAMASGDVTIAELGSSPLAIGASQGVDLQLFMIAQGLGTAESLIAKEGSGIEKLEDLKGKKVAVPVGSTAHYSLMGGLTHVGIAESDVTIVNLPADQIAAAWDSGQVDAAFIWQPVQSQILQTGKFIVGADQTAQWGYPTFDGWVVNAEFAAANADKMAAFAKVMDDANKAYLANPDAWTADSAEVKTIAEVTGADPAQVPDILKGFTFIPLADQLGDAWLGGAVANMKTTADFLVKAGRIDTAIDDYAPYVNTTIAEAAK; from the coding sequence ATGCGTAACACACTGAAAACCCTGATGATCGGCACCGCGACCCTTGCGGTCACCGCTGGCATGGGCATGGCCGAAACCATCATCATCGGCAACTTCGGCAGCCCGACCCCGATGCAGGTCGCACGCGCCAACAAAGCCTTTGACGCGGCCACCGGCTGGGAGATCGAGTGGCGGACCTTTGGTTCGGGCACCGAAGTGATTGCCGCGATGGCGAGCGGAGACGTCACGATCGCCGAACTTGGCTCCTCCCCCCTCGCTATCGGTGCAAGCCAGGGCGTCGACTTGCAACTCTTCATGATCGCGCAGGGCCTCGGCACAGCGGAAAGCTTGATCGCCAAGGAAGGATCGGGCATCGAAAAGCTCGAAGACCTCAAGGGCAAGAAGGTTGCCGTCCCTGTCGGCTCGACCGCGCATTACTCGCTGATGGGTGGCCTTACCCATGTCGGCATCGCCGAAAGCGATGTCACGATTGTCAACCTGCCCGCCGACCAGATTGCCGCCGCATGGGATTCGGGTCAGGTCGATGCCGCCTTCATCTGGCAGCCCGTCCAAAGCCAAATCCTGCAAACCGGCAAATTCATCGTCGGCGCCGACCAGACCGCGCAATGGGGTTACCCCACTTTCGACGGCTGGGTGGTGAACGCGGAATTCGCTGCTGCCAACGCGGACAAGATGGCAGCCTTTGCCAAGGTGATGGATGACGCCAACAAGGCCTATCTCGCCAATCCCGACGCATGGACGGCAGACAGCGCCGAGGTGAAGACAATCGCCGAAGTCACCGGTGCCGATCCGGCACAGGTGCCCGACATCCTCAAGGGCTTCACTTTCATCCCCCTGGCCGACCAGCTGGGTGATGCATGGCTCGGCGGGGCGGTGGCGAACATGAAGACCACCGCCGACTTTCTCGTGAAAGCCGGACGTATCGACACGGCGATTGACGATTATGCGCCTTACGTGAATACCACCATCGCCGAAGCAGCGAAGTAA
- a CDS encoding DnaA N-terminal domain-containing protein produces MQIVRPVGRQAASRKYDLLTALGAYACRGDKHFQRLVLRFITLIVARYNWQSDEIMVGQREMAAMWSVDERTVKREVAKLRALGWLVQKRAAVRGRVAVHGLDLSAILSATSDTWEAVGPDFVERMRGPEVATAEPTNVVAFPGVTAPPADGSLWSRAQSRLMSEDPALYAAWFRQLASVGATGGVIELTAPTRFHATFVITHHLSRILAALRREDASIHAVTIASD; encoded by the coding sequence ATGCAAATCGTCCGGCCCGTTGGGCGGCAGGCGGCTTCGCGAAAATATGATCTCCTCACCGCACTGGGTGCCTATGCGTGTCGGGGCGACAAACATTTCCAAAGACTGGTTCTCCGTTTCATCACGCTGATCGTCGCCCGCTACAACTGGCAGTCCGACGAAATCATGGTGGGCCAAAGGGAAATGGCCGCCATGTGGTCGGTCGACGAACGCACAGTGAAGCGCGAGGTGGCAAAACTGCGCGCCCTCGGTTGGTTGGTCCAGAAGCGCGCTGCCGTGCGGGGCAGGGTGGCCGTACATGGGCTCGACCTCTCGGCAATCCTTTCAGCCACCTCGGACACATGGGAAGCTGTCGGGCCCGACTTCGTCGAACGCATGCGCGGCCCTGAAGTGGCGACTGCCGAACCTACGAATGTCGTAGCCTTCCCTGGCGTCACCGCCCCACCTGCCGACGGCTCGCTTTGGTCACGCGCCCAATCGCGGCTCATGTCCGAAGACCCCGCACTCTACGCCGCATGGTTCCGCCAGCTTGCCAGCGTCGGTGCGACAGGTGGCGTCATCGAGCTGACCGCCCCGACACGGTTTCACGCAACCTTCGTGATCACGCACCATCTTTCGCGCATCCTCGCGGCACTCAGGCGCGAGGATGCCTCGATCCACGCTGTAACCATCGCATCCGATTAG
- a CDS encoding AAA family ATPase, whose amino-acid sequence MFTHRDLQELRDTSLKMQGWIRKQTFSPQMEKTLRRFSSWEVSELIFKVNQSTFRGRLAMDPALPDGEVEEDGRQRWFSLDEINEMRRKMKVNRKSLLPYRPAGKRAIRVAVANFKGGAGKSTVALHFAHAAALDGYRVLCVDFDPQATLSHSMGLSDVNEEHTVWGIMARDLVHETDRMNRAAQGAESGAALPRRKLPASITEMGLGDLRAPDFIKPTCWSTIDIVPSCANAAFVEFASAQYRHMNPDWSFFAAVSRWLDQLPDDAYDMIIFDCPPAIGYQSMNAVFAADVLYIPSGPGYWEYDSTTSFIGQLSEALGDLSAGFEGQFPAGKVPLPKAFLDIRFLLTRFEPGNDLHRAMFDAFRKVFGDRVTEFPIEHTRAVEQSNRFLSSIYEIDYRDMTRETWRRARATFDKAYEEFRTNVCAAWDKLEDKA is encoded by the coding sequence ATGTTCACCCATCGCGACCTGCAAGAGTTGCGCGACACGTCGCTCAAGATGCAGGGATGGATCCGCAAGCAGACGTTCTCGCCGCAGATGGAAAAGACGCTTCGGCGCTTTTCGTCTTGGGAAGTGTCGGAGCTTATCTTCAAGGTCAACCAGTCGACCTTTCGCGGGCGCTTGGCAATGGACCCTGCCCTGCCGGATGGCGAGGTCGAGGAGGACGGGCGGCAGCGGTGGTTCAGCCTCGACGAGATCAACGAGATGCGGCGCAAGATGAAGGTGAACCGCAAGAGCCTGCTGCCGTACCGCCCTGCGGGAAAGCGGGCAATCCGTGTGGCGGTGGCAAACTTCAAGGGCGGGGCGGGCAAGTCGACCGTAGCGCTGCACTTCGCCCATGCAGCCGCGCTTGACGGGTATCGCGTGCTATGCGTGGATTTCGACCCGCAGGCGACGTTGAGCCATTCCATGGGCCTTTCGGATGTGAACGAGGAGCATACGGTCTGGGGTATCATGGCCCGTGATCTGGTGCATGAGACGGATCGGATGAACCGTGCCGCGCAAGGGGCCGAGAGCGGAGCCGCCCTGCCCCGTCGCAAGCTTCCGGCGAGCATTACCGAGATGGGGCTTGGCGATCTGCGGGCGCCCGATTTCATCAAGCCGACCTGCTGGAGTACGATCGATATCGTCCCGTCCTGCGCCAATGCGGCCTTCGTTGAATTTGCGTCGGCGCAGTATCGTCACATGAACCCGGATTGGTCGTTCTTTGCCGCCGTGTCGCGTTGGCTCGACCAGCTTCCTGACGATGCTTATGACATGATCATCTTCGACTGCCCGCCTGCGATCGGTTACCAGTCTATGAACGCCGTCTTTGCTGCGGATGTTTTGTACATCCCCTCGGGCCCCGGTTACTGGGAATATGATTCCACCACGTCCTTCATCGGCCAGTTGTCCGAAGCCTTGGGCGATTTGTCGGCGGGATTCGAAGGGCAGTTCCCTGCAGGGAAAGTGCCGCTGCCGAAAGCCTTCCTCGACATTAGGTTTCTGCTGACGCGGTTCGAGCCTGGCAATGATTTGCATCGGGCCATGTTCGACGCCTTCCGAAAGGTCTTCGGTGACCGGGTGACCGAGTTCCCCATCGAACACACCAGAGCCGTCGAGCAATCGAACCGGTTCCTGTCGTCGATATATGAAATCGATTATCGTGACATGACCCGCGAAACGTGGCGGCGCGCGCGTGCCACCTTTGACAAGGCGTACGAAGAATTCCGCACGAATGTCTGCGCGGCATGGGACAAGTTGGAGGATAAGGCATGA
- a CDS encoding ParB/RepB/Spo0J family partition protein has translation MTKKRRIFDIDLPEDDVPPPVVSGGGLRRGPMATAIGENADSLRQRESTETAIRAENDSLAHEFVRLKKLGLVVDTIPVEAVHATKLVRDRSARVDADLDDLKASIKALGLSNPIRVEQVGDGRYELVQGWRRLSAYRALFEETGDPAYARIPAGLMAKGETLDSLYRRMVDENMVRKDISWAEMANLARAYTQDEATGCRDLDQAVNLLFATANPQKRSYVRRFAFLMRAMESSLDHAEAISRALGLAVASRIENEAGSAAVLARSLAAVPARTAEQELAILRAFAEAQPEREVVRGGGGRSATRGKTTLRLPMAGGEVKCTAVPGRVELRLDRDFSAVERDRLEAAVAAFFAALD, from the coding sequence ATGACCAAGAAGCGCCGTATCTTTGATATAGATCTTCCCGAAGATGATGTGCCGCCGCCCGTGGTTTCAGGTGGTGGGTTGCGGCGTGGTCCGATGGCCACGGCGATCGGAGAGAACGCGGATTCCTTGCGCCAGCGCGAATCTACCGAAACTGCCATCCGGGCCGAGAATGACAGCCTCGCACATGAATTCGTGCGGCTGAAAAAGCTGGGGCTGGTGGTCGATACGATCCCTGTCGAAGCGGTGCATGCGACCAAGCTCGTACGCGACCGCTCGGCCCGGGTTGATGCCGACCTCGACGATCTCAAAGCTTCGATCAAGGCGTTGGGGTTGTCGAACCCGATCAGGGTCGAGCAGGTCGGTGACGGACGCTACGAGCTGGTTCAGGGTTGGCGCCGTCTGTCAGCCTATCGTGCGCTGTTCGAGGAAACCGGCGATCCCGCCTATGCGCGTATCCCCGCGGGGCTGATGGCCAAGGGCGAAACGCTGGACAGCTTGTACCGGCGCATGGTCGACGAGAACATGGTTCGCAAGGATATTTCTTGGGCCGAGATGGCAAACCTTGCCCGAGCCTATACGCAAGATGAGGCAACGGGGTGTCGTGACCTGGATCAAGCAGTCAACCTGTTATTCGCCACCGCCAACCCGCAGAAGCGCAGTTATGTGCGTCGGTTCGCCTTTCTCATGCGGGCGATGGAAAGTTCGCTTGACCACGCCGAGGCCATTTCGCGGGCTCTGGGCCTGGCGGTCGCAAGTCGGATCGAGAACGAGGCCGGGTCGGCAGCGGTTTTGGCGCGCAGTCTTGCTGCGGTGCCCGCGCGCACGGCAGAGCAAGAACTTGCCATTCTGCGTGCTTTTGCCGAGGCACAGCCAGAAAGAGAGGTTGTGCGCGGCGGCGGCGGGCGGTCTGCCACGCGGGGGAAAACGACGCTTCGGTTGCCGATGGCGGGTGGCGAAGTGAAGTGCACAGCTGTTCCGGGGCGTGTGGAGTTGCGGTTGGACCGTGATTTCAGCGCTGTCGAGCGTGATCGGCTTGAAGCCGCTGTGGCCGCTTTCTTTGCGGCCCTCGACTGA
- a CDS encoding site-specific integrase, translating into MLDTLPRDLRGLRDRAILLIGFAGGLRRSEIVSIDLCTDDTPGIGGCIAITEDRAVITLPGKAGQGKVEIARGTNDQTCPVHALTQWLHFAKIDDGPIFVGVTRDGRRATGRRLGDKHVARLVKQTAQAAGLRPDLPEAQRIRLYSSQSLRSGRTRTAAPDPAPA; encoded by the coding sequence ATGCTCGACACGCTGCCCCGCGACCTGCGCGGACTTCGCGACCGTGCCATCCTTCTGATCGGCTTTGCAGGCGGTCTACGCCGATCCGAGATCGTCTCGATCGACCTTTGCACGGATGACACGCCTGGGATTGGCGGCTGTATAGCCATCACAGAAGACCGCGCGGTCATCACCCTTCCGGGCAAAGCCGGCCAAGGCAAAGTCGAAATCGCCCGCGGAACCAACGACCAGACCTGCCCTGTCCACGCCCTGACGCAATGGCTCCACTTTGCCAAGATCGACGATGGACCGATCTTCGTCGGCGTCACCCGTGACGGCCGCAGGGCCACCGGAAGACGCCTTGGCGACAAGCACGTCGCCCGCCTTGTGAAACAAACAGCCCAGGCGGCGGGACTGCGACCAGACCTGCCAGAAGCGCAGCGAATTCGTCTCTACTCTAGCCAATCTCTGCGTTCCGGCCGTACCAGAACCGCCGCGCCAGATCCGGCACCAGCCTGA
- a CDS encoding DUF1403 family protein yields the protein MMKPRADTCDTLPELAPLPGWVLSASVNTFEAAAFRSGAALAHLGCVTVASDLPHALWRDRLALAAAEVCASLAGRRETASSMRDALHLTKAGDDPGPLGTILRQWSRAVARPISVAHLAKVIDGVGAEQIALCLGATGPTPVDRAAQVLEALLTDNPRAETAALILADAVLAKSLGLSHVLPLLALRLTPRDLRLRGDDLRLSCHRAVVAGAGQALQTASTVARGAARLRVVLPKLRAKGAALAVDLFLSRDALAPAALAREMRDRLSDRAARRLCERLVELGALRELTGRDTFRLYGV from the coding sequence ATGATGAAACCGCGCGCCGATACCTGCGATACCTTGCCCGAGCTTGCCCCGCTGCCGGGTTGGGTTCTGTCTGCATCAGTGAATACATTTGAAGCGGCGGCGTTTCGGTCTGGTGCGGCCTTGGCGCATCTGGGCTGTGTGACCGTCGCCTCTGATCTGCCGCATGCACTTTGGCGTGACCGGCTGGCATTGGCAGCGGCAGAGGTTTGCGCCAGCCTCGCGGGTCGCCGTGAAACGGCCAGTTCCATGCGTGACGCGCTGCATCTGACAAAGGCGGGCGACGATCCGGGCCCGCTGGGAACGATCCTGCGGCAATGGTCGCGTGCGGTGGCGCGCCCGATCTCGGTCGCGCATCTGGCCAAGGTGATCGATGGGGTCGGGGCTGAGCAAATTGCTCTTTGTCTGGGCGCCACAGGGCCGACACCCGTGGACCGGGCGGCGCAGGTTTTGGAGGCTTTACTGACCGACAATCCGCGCGCCGAGACGGCAGCGTTGATCCTTGCCGATGCAGTGCTGGCAAAGTCTCTGGGCTTGTCGCATGTTCTGCCGCTATTGGCGCTGCGCCTGACGCCCCGCGATCTGCGCCTGCGAGGGGATGACCTGCGGCTGTCGTGTCATCGGGCCGTGGTCGCCGGGGCCGGGCAAGCGCTGCAGACGGCAAGCACTGTGGCACGAGGGGCTGCCCGGCTGCGGGTGGTGTTGCCGAAATTGCGTGCCAAGGGGGCGGCGCTGGCGGTCGATCTTTTTCTGTCGCGGGACGCGCTGGCCCCGGCGGCGCTGGCCAGAGAGATGCGCGACAGACTGTCGGACCGTGCTGCGCGGCGGTTGTGCGAGCGCTTGGTCGAGTTGGGTGCGCTGCGCGAGTTGACCGGGCGGGATACCTTCCGGCTGTATGGAGTCTGA
- the scpB gene encoding SMC-Scp complex subunit ScpB, which yields MAQGAKLDRELADLPPDLRWREWMRRIEAVLFASASPVGRADLARVIGQGASVDLLIEDLASDLAGRPYYVAQIGNGWSLRTKPAYAPAIRAAADVGRQTLNLSEFDLAVLAAIAFHQPVSRDGLKEIFGKEISRDLIGRLAERNLIATGPREPRRGAPYTFVTTDAFLAAFAMQSLRDLPDQEQLDDAGLAERSDR from the coding sequence ATGGCGCAAGGGGCAAAGCTTGACCGCGAGTTGGCCGATCTTCCGCCTGATCTGCGCTGGCGAGAGTGGATGCGCCGGATAGAGGCGGTGTTGTTTGCCAGCGCGTCGCCTGTCGGGCGCGCCGATCTGGCGCGGGTGATAGGGCAGGGGGCTTCGGTCGATCTCTTGATCGAAGATCTGGCGTCAGACCTCGCTGGTCGGCCCTATTACGTGGCGCAGATTGGAAATGGCTGGTCTTTACGGACGAAACCCGCCTATGCGCCCGCAATCCGCGCTGCGGCCGACGTCGGGCGCCAGACATTGAACCTGTCGGAGTTCGATTTGGCCGTTCTGGCAGCGATTGCCTTTCACCAACCGGTCAGCCGCGACGGGTTGAAGGAGATTTTCGGCAAGGAGATCAGCCGCGACCTGATCGGACGGCTGGCCGAGCGCAATCTGATCGCCACCGGCCCACGCGAACCACGTCGCGGCGCGCCCTATACCTTTGTCACGACCGATGCGTTTCTTGCCGCTTTCGCGATGCAGTCGTTGCGCGATTTGCCGGACCAAGAGCAACTTGATGATGCCGGACTGGCCGAGCGATCTGATAGGTAG